CACAGACAGGCGATGAAGGACGTGGTAAGCTGCGATAAGCCTCGGGGAGCGGCACACACGCGTTGATCCGGGGATTTCCGAATGGGGCAACCCAGTGGGAGTCATGTCCCACTATCCCGAAAGGGAGGCGAACCCGGGGAACTGAAACATCTAAGTACCCGGAGGAAAAGACAACAACCGTGATTCTCCTAGTAGCGGCGAGCGAACGGGGAAGAGCCTAAACCCATGTCATGTTCAAGCGTGAGGGCGTTGTGGCGTGGGGGTCGTGGGACCGGCGGTGGCTGCCTCATCAGCCACACGAAGTTACCAAGAAGTCGGATAGTCGAAGCGTCTGGAAAGGCGCGCCAGAGAGGGTGACAGGCCCGTAGGCGAAATCCGCGCTTCCTTCGGTCGGTATCCCAAGTACCACGGGGCACGAGAAACCTTGTGGGAATCCGGCGGGACCACCCGCCAAGGCTAAATACTCGTCTGTGACCGATAGTGAACCAGTACCGTGAGGGAAAGGTGAAAAGCACCCCGGGAGGGGAGTGAAAGAGACCCTGAAACCGTGCGCTTACAAGCTGTGGGAGCCCCGCACCTAAATCCCTTCTGCGCGGGCGGAAGGACAGGCACTTGAGAAGCAAGTGCGCCGGAGGGATTTAGGTGCGGGGTGACCGCGTGCCTTTTGCATAATGAGCCAGCGAGTTACTCGTCCCATGCAGGTTAAGGTGTTCAGCACCGGAGCCAGAGCGAAAGCGAGTCTGAATAGGGCGCAGGTATGGGGCGGTAGACGCGAACCCAGGTGATCTACCCATGGTCAGGTTGAAGGTTCTGTAAAAGGAACTGGAGGACCGAACCAGGACACGTTGAAAAGTGTTTGGATGAACTGTGGGTAGGGGTGAAAGGCTAATCAAACCTGGAGATAGCTCGTACTCCCCGAAATAGCTTTAGGGCTAGCCTCGGGTGATGACTGACGGAGGTAGAGCACTGGCAGAACTAGGGCCCTCACCAGGGTACCAAACTCTGATAAACTCCGAATGCCGTTATGTTTAACCCGGGAGTCAGGTCGCGTGAGATAAGTTTCGCGGCCGAGAGGGAAAGAACCCAGACCGACAGCTAAGGCCCCTAAGTGTGGCTTAAGTGACAAAGGATGTGTCGTTGCTCAGACAACCAGGAGGTTAGCTTAGAAGCAGCTATCCTTTAAAGAGTGCGTAATAGCTCACTGGTCGAGCGATGTCGCGCCGATAATTTCCGGGACTCAAGGCCACCGCCGACGCTCCGGGATCCGCAAGGATCGGTAGGGGAGCATTCCGTTAACCGGTGAAGGTGGGAAGCGATTCCTGCTGGAGGAGACGGAAAAGATCATGCTGGCATAAGTAACGATAAGGAAGGTGAGAAACCTTCCCACCGAAAGTCTAAGGTTTCCTCCGTAAAGGTAATCTGCGGGGGGTTAGTCGGCCCCTAAGCCGAGGCCGAAAGGCGTAGGCGATGGGAAACAGGCGAATATTCCTGTACCCGTGTTGGACCGTTTGAGCGATGGGGGGACGCAGACGCGTAAGGACAGCCGGACACTGGCTTGCCGGTCTAAGCGTGTGGGAGTGTGATAGGCAAATCCGTCACAAATACTCCGAGGCGCGAATGGGAGAGCCGCAAGGCTCGCAACTGTCCCCAAGCACGCTGCCAAGAAAAGCCTCTAAGCGAGGGACGACGCGGACCGTACCGCAAACCGACTCAGGTAGATGGGGTGAGAATCCTCAGGTGATCGATAGAACCGTGGTTAAGGAACTCGGCAAATTAGCTCCGTAACTTCGGGATAAGGAGTGCCTCCTTGGGAGACGGACTTCGCGTCCAGATTTCGAGGGGGCCGCAGTGACCAGGCCCAGGCGACTGTTTACCAAAAACACAGCACTCTGCGAAGTCGTAAGACGCGGTATAGGGTGTGACACCTGCCCGGTGCTGGAAGGTTAAGGGGAGAGGTCAACCCCGCACCTAAATCACTTCGAAAGACCGCCATGCATTTTGTCTATGTGTTGCAAAGCACGTGTGTCGAACCCAGCTGGTACATCGGATCCACCCGGGATCTGGAAGCCCGCTTGGTGGCGCACAATGCCGGCCTCACGGCCTCGACACATGGGAAGACATGGCGCATTGTCTACTACGAAGCCTATCTGTCAAAATCGGCGGCGCTGCTTCGGGAGCGGCGGCTGAAACAGGATGGACGAAGTAGACGGCTTTTGATGGAACGAATTCGTTCCAGCTTGGAGTGATTTAGGTGCGGGGGGTAGCTTTGAACCGAAGCCCCAGTAAACGGCGGCCGTAACTATAACGGTCCTAAGGTAGCGAAATTCCTTGTCGGGTAAGTTCCGACCTGCACGAATGGTGTAACGATCTGGGCGCTGTCTCGACCACGGAATCGGTGAAATTGCAATGTCGGTGAAGATGCCGGCTACCCGCGACAGGACGGAAAGACCCCGTGGACCTTTACTATACCCTGACATTGGGTTCTATCTTAGCATGTGTAGGATAGGTGGGAGACGTTGAGGCGGCCACGCCAGTGGTCGCGGAGTCACCCTTGAAATACCACCCTTGCCCTGGTGGAATTCTAACCGCGATGCGTGAATCCGCATCCGGGACAGTGTCAGGCGGGTAGTTTGACTGGGGCGGTCGCCTCCCACATGGTACCGGAGGCTCGCAAAGGTTCCCTCAGCACGGTCGGCAATCGTGCGAAGAGTGTAAAGGCATAAGGGAGCTTGACTGCAAGACCAACACGTCGCGCAGATGCGAAAGCAGGCCTTAGTGATCCGGCGGTAGAGTGTGGAATTGCCGTCGCTCAAAGGATAAAAGGTACCCCGGGGATAACAGGCTTATCTCCCCCAAGAGTTCACATCGACGGGGAGGTTTGGCACCTCGATGTCGGCTCGTCACATCCTGGGGCTGTAGAAGGTCCCAAGGGTTTGGCTGTTCGCCAATTAAAGTGGCACGTGAGCTGGGTTCAGAACGTCGTGAGACAGTTCGGTCCCTATCCGTCGTGGGCGTATGAGAGTTGAGAGGAGCTGCATCAAGTACGAGAGGACCGGTGTGGACGAACCTCTGGTGTACCAGTTGTCGCGCCAGCGGCACGGCTGGGTAGCTATGTTCGGATCGGATAAGCGCTGAAAGCATCTAAGTGCGAAACCGACCTCAAGATTAACTCTCACTCAGGCCCGTCCGAGACTAGGACGTTGATAGGCGACAGGTGTACGCACGGTAACGTGTTCAGCCAAGTCGTACTAATCGGCCGTGTGACTTGATCTTTTTCTTCCCCTGACACGCAGGGTGACTCTTCGATGACTTACGGTTCAATGCAACAAGACGCCACATGTCAACCAACACCCTTGACATCCATTACAGGTGACCATGGCGGCGGGGTCCCACCTCTTCCCATCCCGAACAGAGAAGTTAAGCCCGCCCGCGCCAATGGTACTGCAGGGGTAACCCTGTGGGAGAGTAGGTCGTCGCCTGTTCTTTCTTCACACGAAAGGCCCCAACCGGGGCCTTTCGTGCTTTTTCGCGGGAAATTGCCGCCACGATCTTGATGGGAGGCTTCCTCCATGTCCAAGCTGTCCAGGTACCGCCGCCTCTCCCTCTTGCTGGCTCTGGTCGCTGGACTGAGTCCCGCCCATGCCGACTACCGCACCTACTCCCAGCTTTGGCAGATCGGCGGCCACAGCCTGCCCGATCTGGATGAGCTGGCCCTGCCTCTGACCGAGATCGACCAGCCTGCCCAGTCCCGGCGCAATCCGGCCCTCATCAGCGGCGCCACCGGGTGGGGCCTGGCCTTCACCCACCAGGCACAGACAGGTGATCCAGAGAGCACGTGGCGCAAGGCCGTGCCGCGAAGCCGTCCCTGGATGCCGGCCGGGGCGGCGCTGCGCGGTTGGCTGGGACCCTTGGCGGTGGGGACGGGCTGGGAGCAGCGATACAACAGCCACGAGCGCACCTGGGTCACGCCTTTCGACACGCTAAGTGCCGGGCGGGACTGGGATGCCCGTTTGGAGCGCTGGAACTTTCAGGCGGCCTGGGACCTGCTCCCGCCCTGCTGCGGCGGCCTCGGTCTGCGCTTGGGCGCCGGCCTTTCCCGCAACAGTCTGCGCGTCGATCAGGTGGAGGCCCAGCGCTACCTGGGTGAATGGAGTTGGCAAGCGGGCGGCCGGGCGCAGTGGGGGGACCTGGTGGGCGCGGTGGGCTGGGAGGGCCCCGCAACCTGGAGCCATGTGGCGCCGGTGTGGACCGGCCCTGCCCGCGACCAGCGGGACACCGTGCAGGTCTGGGGCCGCCTGCCGCAGGCCTGGCATGCCCAGGCGGGCTGGACCTTCCGACCGGGCTGGTCAGCGGATCTCAACCTGCGCTTCACCGAGTGGAGCGGGCAGCTCCTTGGCTTTCGCGATCGCCTGGAGGCGGCGCTCCTGCTCCACCACGCCTTGCCCGGCGCCGTGGGCTGGCATGCCGGCCTGGCCAGCAGCGGCACCAACCCCGTGCGCGGCTCCTGGCTGGACAAGCAATTCGACGGGGAGCAGAGCACGCTCTTCCTGCTGGGTGGCGTCAGCCTGCCGCTGGGGCCGGCCCGCCTTGACCTGAAAGTGGCCGACAGCCACCTTGGACCCGGCGCCTTCCGCAAACAGACGATTATCCAGGTAGGCCTGGGCCGGTCATTTCCCGCTGGGGGGAAGTGAGGACCGCGCGCCAGCCATAGACGATCTCACAAGGAGAGTCGGTTCCGTCGGCGGATTGACGTTGCCGTCCCGCAGGCAGCCATCCAGCAGCCTTTCCGCATCGGCGATCACCCCCTCGACCAGCGCCGCCGGCGCGGCCTGCGGGCTGTCAACATAGGCGGCGGCCAAGGCCATTGCCCGTGCGATCGCTGCGGCCTGCTCCAGATCCAATCGGCCGGCGGGCACCAGCACCTCGTGAACCAATCGCAGGGTGGGAAGCGCCCAGTGCCCCTCTTCGACAATCAGGGACTTCAATGCAGCGATCATGCCGGCCTGGACCTGTGCCATGCTCTCGGAGCCCTGGTCGCCGGCCGCCAGGAGGCGCGCCGCGGACAGCTTGCGCCGGGCGAGAGCCTGCCACTCCGCCCGTCGCGCCGATCCCAGCGCATCCTGGAATCCTTCCTGGTCCAGCAGCAGCTGGGCGGTGGCAAATGGCGAGTCCGCTCCCAGGGCCGCCAGGCCGTCCAGCGCGCTTGTCTCCATCAGCGCCACGCCGGCCTTGCGGGCAGCGGCCCGGGTGATGTCATCCACCCGGTCCACCAGCGCCACCAGTTGGCCGGAGGCCAGGCGGAAGGCCTTGCCCAGGCGCGGACCCAGGCAGGCCGCCAGGTGGGCAAGCGGCTCGTCGAGTCCCTCCAGGTGGGGTGGACCCGCGGCCGTGGGCCTCTCCTGTCCTGCGGTTAGTGGGGAGTGTGCCTCCCGTGGGGCGTCGCCCTCTTGCGACTCGATCGAGTCGCCCGCCTCCGTGTCAGATTCGCCCAGCGCCTGGCGCACGGTTTCCAGACAACTGGCCGGCGCATGCACGCTGATCTCCTCCGAGCGCGGATCGAGGGCGGCGTCGAACAGCTGGCGCTTGGAACCCAGCGTGCGTTCCAACCCGCTCTCGAAGGAGTCCTCGGCGATGAGCAGCAGGACGTGGACGCGCTCTTGCTGGCCGTGGCGATGCACGCGTCCGATGCGCTGCTCGAGCACGGCGGGGTTCCAGGGCAGGTCCAGGTTGATCAGCGTGCCGGCGAACTGCAGGTTCAATCCGACGCCGCCCGCATCCGTGGAGAAGAAGACCCGGCAATCCGGATCCTCGCGGAAGCGCTCGATCAGGGCCCCGCGTTGGGCGCTGGGCACCCGGCCATGCAGGCGGACGTGGGGAATCCCCAGTTTCTCCGCGCGCTGGGCGGCCATCCGGCAGAAGCGCTCCCACTCGCTGAACACCACGACCTTGCGGCCCTCATCCAGGCAGAGGTCGCTCAGCAATTGCTCCAACTCGTCCAGTTTGGGCGATCCGATCGACTCCTTGTCCACCAGTCCCGCGGCGTTGCAGGCCATCCGGGCCCTCTGCATGGCTTTGAAGAGCCGTTCCTGCTCCTTGGGGAGGAGGTTGCGCCGACGGGCCGTGGCGGCCAGTTTGGCGGCGGTGGCGACGCCCTCCTCCATCAGTTCCCGCTGTCGCGCCGTCAAGGGTGTCAGGCGACGGGTGTCGATGCGCTCGGGCAGTTGCCGCATCACGTCGGACTTGTCGCGCCTCAACAAGACGGGAGCCAGGCGGC
This window of the bacterium genome carries:
- a CDS encoding DEAD/DEAH box helicase, with the protein product MATKGNGFFTRRRDFTLERLAALASPRIIRRGLGYAGAGRVQGLVAAPDRLEARVIGTEREPYLVTLEHDGEEILSTCSCPFTWEPLCKHAIAVLAEHFSLGAPATAGVAEGPEAGELAVRRARGMKEDFVVKRLEGESCFGIFAVQSAKGLGYQVEIRSLRESVNRCTCPDYAGSMLGTCKHIEAVLVRLRTRAPRAYERAARLGSGLAQILLDMRDTPRIRLLLPARPSESQRRLSQDYFDRAGCLLGDPVADFDRMRSRARLVPGVVVYKDAEEWSEHLAHQRLSRRRKEEILRAMQGARIPGIRGELYPYQLEGAAFLAAGGRGLLADDMGLGKTLQAIAGAQILRNRDELRRALVLCPASLKSQWAAEILRFTGETAMIVDGGPAERLEQYRARRPFTISNYELALRDGQAIAELAPDLLIVDEAQRIRNWRTRTAEAIKTIRTPFAFVLTGTPLQNRLDDLYSVMQVVDRRVLGPLWAFNEQFMIRTEDRGRIEGYKNLDELRRRLAPVLLRRDKSDVMRQLPERIDTRRLTPLTARQRELMEEGVATAAKLAATARRRNLLPKEQERLFKAMQRARMACNAAGLVDKESIGSPKLDELEQLLSDLCLDEGRKVVVFSEWERFCRMAAQRAEKLGIPHVRLHGRVPSAQRGALIERFREDPDCRVFFSTDAGGVGLNLQFAGTLINLDLPWNPAVLEQRIGRVHRHGQQERVHVLLLIAEDSFESGLERTLGSKRQLFDAALDPRSEEISVHAPASCLETVRQALGESDTEAGDSIESQEGDAPREAHSPLTAGQERPTAAGPPHLEGLDEPLAHLAACLGPRLGKAFRLASGQLVALVDRVDDITRAAARKAGVALMETSALDGLAALGADSPFATAQLLLDQEGFQDALGSARRAEWQALARRKLSAARLLAAGDQGSESMAQVQAGMIAALKSLIVEEGHWALPTLRLVHEVLVPAGRLDLEQAAAIARAMALAAAYVDSPQAAPAALVEGVIADAERLLDGCLRDGNVNPPTEPTLLVRSSMAGARSSLPPSGK